In Psychrobacter sp. P11G3, a single genomic region encodes these proteins:
- the rplS gene encoding 50S ribosomal protein L19, whose amino-acid sequence MSNKHPLVQVIENAQLLERPSFAPGDTVVVQVKVREGERERLQAFEGVVIAKRNRGLNSAFTVRKISSGVGVERAFQLHSPIIESIEVKRRGAVRRAKLYYLRERSGKSARIREKLGARPVAKKKTDAGVPDAVDTAPGI is encoded by the coding sequence ATGAGCAACAAGCATCCATTGGTTCAGGTCATCGAAAACGCTCAATTGCTTGAGCGCCCAAGCTTTGCACCCGGCGATACCGTTGTGGTACAAGTAAAAGTACGTGAAGGTGAGCGTGAGCGTTTACAGGCTTTTGAAGGCGTTGTAATCGCTAAGCGTAACCGCGGTTTAAACTCAGCGTTTACCGTACGTAAAATCTCAAGCGGCGTTGGCGTTGAGCGTGCATTCCAATTGCATTCACCAATCATCGAGAGCATCGAAGTGAAACGTCGCGGTGCTGTTCGCCGTGCGAAACTATACTACTTACGTGAGCGCTCTGGTAAATCAGCACGTATCCGCGAAAAACTTGGTGCTCGTCCAGTTGCTAAGAAAAAAACTGACGCTGGCGTACCTGATGCAGTTGATACTGCACCTGGTATCTAA
- the trmD gene encoding tRNA (guanosine(37)-N1)-methyltransferase TrmD, with product MYFAVISIFPEMFATIREFGITGRAVTQEQVTIECINPRDYTTDNYRRIDERPYGGGPGMVMMAEPLSKAIEDARLRASQHGCRVDSEHCPVIYMSPQGQTLSESSVVNMTDYDGMILLCGRYEGIDERLLSQYVDMEVSLGDYVLTGGELPAMVLMDSVIRRLPDIMGDDKSAEQDSFVDGLLDCPHYTKPHEFAGIAVPEVLLSGHHANIAKWRFSQQVSRTQTRRPDLWQAFTPTVEQAKWLKALAKADKK from the coding sequence ATGTATTTTGCCGTAATTAGTATTTTTCCTGAGATGTTTGCCACGATTCGTGAATTTGGAATCACGGGCCGAGCAGTGACTCAAGAGCAAGTTACGATTGAATGCATTAATCCACGTGATTATACCACCGATAACTATCGCCGTATTGATGAGCGCCCTTATGGGGGTGGTCCTGGGATGGTGATGATGGCTGAGCCATTATCGAAAGCCATTGAGGATGCACGATTGCGTGCCAGTCAGCATGGTTGCCGTGTCGATAGTGAGCACTGTCCGGTGATTTATATGTCGCCGCAAGGGCAAACGCTTAGTGAGAGTAGCGTAGTCAATATGACTGATTACGATGGCATGATTTTATTATGCGGTCGTTATGAAGGTATTGACGAGCGTTTACTATCACAATATGTCGATATGGAAGTATCGTTAGGTGATTACGTGTTGACTGGTGGCGAGTTGCCAGCAATGGTGCTGATGGATAGTGTGATACGTCGTTTGCCCGATATCATGGGTGATGACAAGTCAGCGGAGCAAGACTCTTTTGTCGATGGCTTGCTTGACTGTCCACACTATACTAAGCCGCATGAGTTTGCGGGTATAGCGGTTCCTGAGGTATTACTTTCAGGTCACCATGCCAATATCGCTAAGTGGCGTTTTAGTCAGCAAGTCAGTCGTACGCAAACGCGTCGTCCAGACTTATGGCAAGCGTTTACTCCAACGGTAGAGCAAGCGAAGTGGTTGAAAGCATTGGCCAAAGCAGATAAAAAGTAG
- the rimM gene encoding ribosome maturation factor RimM (Essential for efficient processing of 16S rRNA) encodes MSSVPNASALMKIGQLKKPYGIKGWLWVFSDTDDRTAIFDMKPWWMKTATGMKPLTVKAWREQGTGIVAQFEQIPDRNVAETLNGVTVWVEQNVLPETAEDEYYWSDLVSLRVMNEQDEYLGNITEMFETGAHDIMRVTANSDSLDNEERLIPWHKQTVIEVNMTEKTVLVAWPSDY; translated from the coding sequence ATGTCATCTGTTCCAAACGCTAGTGCCCTTATGAAAATTGGTCAGCTTAAGAAGCCTTACGGCATTAAAGGCTGGCTTTGGGTATTCAGTGATACGGATGACCGTACAGCAATATTCGACATGAAGCCGTGGTGGATGAAAACTGCCACTGGCATGAAACCTTTGACTGTGAAGGCTTGGCGTGAGCAAGGAACAGGAATTGTGGCTCAATTTGAGCAGATTCCTGATCGTAATGTTGCTGAGACTTTGAACGGTGTTACCGTTTGGGTCGAACAAAACGTCCTACCTGAAACAGCTGAAGACGAATATTATTGGTCGGATTTGGTCAGTCTGCGCGTGATGAACGAGCAGGATGAGTATCTAGGTAATATCACTGAAATGTTTGAAACCGGTGCCCATGACATCATGCGTGTAACGGCAAATTCAGACAGTTTGGACAATGAAGAACGCCTGATTCCATGGCATAAGCAAACTGTGATAGAAGTCAATATGACTGAAAAAACAGTGCTTGTGGCATGGCCGAGTGATTACTGA
- the rpsP gene encoding 30S ribosomal protein S16, translated as MVVIRLARGGAKKRPFYQVVVADQRRARDGRYIENIGFFNPLAKESEEAVRLNMEAYNAWIAKGAQPSDRVASLAKAYNKSAAQTEATA; from the coding sequence ATGGTTGTTATTCGTTTAGCACGGGGCGGTGCCAAGAAACGCCCATTTTATCAAGTAGTTGTTGCTGATCAACGCCGCGCGCGTGACGGTCGCTATATTGAAAACATCGGCTTTTTTAACCCACTCGCTAAAGAGTCTGAAGAAGCAGTACGCCTCAACATGGAAGCGTACAATGCGTGGATCGCAAAAGGTGCACAACCTTCAGATCGCGTTGCTTCATTAGCAAAAGCTTACAACAAGTCTGCAGCTCAAACTGAAGCAACTGCTTAA
- a CDS encoding ATP-binding protein encodes MISPNPKPRRKGWLPRSYSNTWLTTLMVAFIVLISVSLSILFFWRSLYLPELKNHARYLTSELQLINSVNKDWQGRPEVRQWIYQHSHVVVVNNPSDFPEVADKPFVSFFTDVLQREIGAQLGRPVEVYFKFKPTPQLWVQDSRDDSFWVREPVVYYSQYSPTLLVLFLIGLPILSLLTIILLARQLNRPLRYLQRAATNYIRLGHATTLPTQKGPTEIRQVNMAFNRLFTTLNQAQKERTIMLAGISHDLRTPLTRMRLTAEMLPDDFFREGLIYDIEDMDAILEQFISFMKDGSDEPVSLTNLDTIFNEIMVQFAPMKFVYESECDKVVPVRPLSIKRLIINLVNNANRYGKPPIYLSATVIPTFIETVEDEDTDVVSENVVNKEAQEQLVICVRDCGDGVADDQLERIMQPFERGETARTTQGSGLGLAIVDRIARLHHGTVEAINHPEGGLQVCVRIPLLSKVAGDTTLAAEVEEVSEVDSTVTNSK; translated from the coding sequence ATGATCTCTCCGAACCCAAAGCCGCGTCGTAAAGGTTGGCTGCCACGCTCTTATTCTAACACTTGGCTAACGACCTTGATGGTTGCCTTTATCGTGCTTATCAGTGTGAGCTTATCGATTTTGTTCTTTTGGCGTAGTCTGTATCTGCCAGAGCTAAAAAACCATGCGCGTTATTTGACGAGTGAATTACAGCTGATCAATAGCGTCAATAAAGACTGGCAAGGTCGTCCCGAAGTACGTCAATGGATTTACCAGCACTCTCATGTCGTCGTGGTGAATAACCCAAGCGACTTTCCAGAAGTCGCTGATAAGCCGTTCGTGAGCTTTTTTACGGACGTACTACAGCGTGAAATCGGTGCGCAGCTCGGCCGCCCTGTAGAGGTTTATTTTAAATTTAAGCCAACACCGCAGCTATGGGTACAAGATAGCCGTGATGACAGTTTTTGGGTGCGTGAGCCTGTGGTTTACTATTCACAATATAGCCCAACGTTGTTGGTGCTATTTTTGATCGGACTGCCTATCCTATCGTTACTCACAATTATTCTATTAGCGCGTCAGTTAAATCGCCCACTACGCTACCTACAACGTGCAGCTACTAACTATATTCGTCTCGGTCATGCAACCACACTGCCAACGCAAAAAGGCCCCACAGAAATACGTCAAGTTAATATGGCGTTTAACCGACTGTTTACGACATTGAATCAAGCGCAGAAAGAGCGAACCATTATGCTCGCCGGCATCTCACACGATCTGCGGACGCCGTTGACACGTATGCGCTTAACCGCAGAAATGCTACCAGATGATTTTTTCCGTGAAGGGCTGATTTACGATATTGAGGATATGGATGCCATTTTGGAGCAGTTCATCTCGTTTATGAAAGACGGTTCTGATGAGCCAGTCAGTTTGACCAATCTAGACACTATATTTAATGAAATCATGGTGCAGTTTGCGCCAATGAAGTTTGTATATGAGTCAGAATGCGACAAGGTCGTTCCCGTACGTCCATTATCCATCAAGCGTCTGATTATCAACTTGGTTAATAATGCCAATCGTTATGGAAAGCCACCTATTTATTTATCGGCTACGGTTATACCAACATTTATAGAAACTGTCGAAGACGAAGATACGGATGTGGTCAGCGAAAATGTTGTGAACAAAGAAGCTCAAGAACAACTAGTGATTTGTGTACGAGATTGCGGTGATGGCGTCGCTGACGATCAATTAGAGCGAATTATGCAACCGTTTGAACGTGGAGAGACGGCACGGACTACTCAAGGTAGCGGACTAGGTCTTGCAATTGTTGATCGTATTGCACGATTACATCATGGTACTGTTGAAGCCATTAACCACCCTGAAGGTGGGCTACAAGTATGCGTACGTATTCCCCTACTCTCTAAAGTCGCTGGAGATACGACATTAGCGGCTGAAGTAGAAGAGGTATCTGAGGTAGACAGTACGGTGACAAATTCAAAATAG
- a CDS encoding ATP-binding protein, translating to MSLVSSLKHSIFVRIYAGLLIVCLCVALFAQLLMDTINKERVQSYRENMAMGAFHLVSEGISHQNSEEEREYWLSDASSLFGTTFKVLPIDEVDFSASELRRFKNDNTVVRYFNQPVYADVYYRLPDNKSVLTARISQVTEQQVRAIAVFLLDDLSYHMTLSDKRARLAELEKKFSFPLAFKAVNTLELDSDQMSRLRRDEVVISLQDTNSSTSNSAIRVVVPSEINDMAILIGPIPLFNWFPLNLIISMILISMFLISLGVYALIFPLERKLQLIQVGVNEVSQGNLDIQVQVIGQDEIARLSATFNAMTSHIKRLIESQRELTRAVSHELRTPVARIRFAVDMLADTDDEDSRFMQRDYIDEDIESLNGLIDEILTYAKLEEGSPKLDLEPVNLRELLEQIERETNALGKPIKIVTSLPNAKVTAVADRRYLHRVIQNLAGNALRYAETTIIISAGVKKGNAFVSVEDDGHGIPEADREKVFIPFSRLDDSRTRASGGYGLGLSIVSRIAFWFNGSMKVDESRELGGARFVMTWPIKPLTQILAADELTQEKSERDFDTKLSD from the coding sequence ATGTCATTAGTCTCTTCTTTAAAACACAGTATTTTTGTTCGTATCTATGCTGGGCTACTTATAGTCTGCTTGTGTGTGGCATTGTTTGCGCAGTTATTGATGGATACCATTAATAAGGAGCGTGTGCAGTCCTATCGTGAAAATATGGCAATGGGGGCTTTCCATTTGGTGAGTGAAGGAATCTCTCACCAAAATAGCGAAGAAGAGCGTGAATATTGGTTATCAGATGCGAGTAGTTTGTTTGGTACTACTTTTAAAGTCTTGCCTATTGACGAAGTAGATTTTAGCGCCAGTGAGCTACGCCGTTTTAAAAATGATAATACCGTTGTGCGTTATTTCAACCAGCCTGTATATGCAGATGTTTATTATCGTTTGCCAGACAACAAGAGTGTGTTAACAGCAAGAATCTCTCAAGTTACCGAACAGCAAGTACGGGCAATCGCGGTCTTTTTATTAGATGACTTGTCTTATCACATGACATTATCGGACAAGCGTGCACGTTTGGCTGAATTGGAAAAAAAGTTTTCTTTTCCTTTAGCGTTCAAAGCAGTCAATACACTTGAGTTAGATTCAGATCAGATGTCTCGTCTGCGTCGTGACGAAGTCGTCATATCACTGCAAGATACTAATAGTAGTACAAGTAACTCGGCGATTAGAGTAGTGGTACCCTCTGAAATCAATGATATGGCAATTTTGATTGGGCCTATACCGTTATTTAATTGGTTCCCGCTCAACTTAATTATTAGTATGATTCTTATTAGCATGTTCCTAATTAGCTTAGGTGTATATGCGCTCATCTTCCCGCTTGAACGTAAGCTACAATTGATTCAGGTAGGTGTAAATGAGGTCAGCCAAGGTAACCTTGATATTCAAGTACAGGTTATTGGTCAAGATGAAATAGCACGTTTGTCAGCGACTTTTAATGCCATGACCTCGCATATTAAGCGTTTGATTGAATCACAGCGAGAGCTTACCCGAGCGGTCTCACATGAGCTGCGTACGCCAGTGGCTCGTATTCGATTTGCGGTAGATATGCTTGCTGATACGGATGACGAAGACTCACGTTTTATGCAGCGTGACTATATTGATGAAGATATTGAATCGCTTAATGGTTTGATTGATGAGATTTTGACCTATGCTAAGCTTGAGGAAGGGTCACCAAAGTTAGACTTAGAGCCAGTAAACTTAAGAGAGCTGTTAGAGCAGATCGAGCGCGAAACCAATGCGCTAGGTAAACCCATCAAAATAGTAACCAGTTTGCCAAATGCCAAAGTAACGGCAGTTGCAGATAGACGCTACTTACACCGTGTGATTCAGAACCTTGCAGGTAATGCGTTACGCTATGCAGAAACAACCATTATCATTAGTGCTGGTGTCAAAAAAGGCAATGCCTTCGTTAGTGTCGAAGATGATGGACATGGTATTCCTGAAGCAGATCGCGAAAAAGTATTCATTCCATTCTCACGCTTAGATGACAGCCGTACACGCGCGTCAGGTGGCTATGGCCTAGGCTTGTCTATTGTATCGCGTATTGCCTTTTGGTTTAATGGTAGTATGAAGGTAGATGAGAGTCGTGAGTTAGGCGGCGCAAGGTTCGTGATGACGTGGCCTATTAAACCATTGACGCAAATTCTTGCTGCTGATGAATTGACGCAGGAGAAAAGCGAGCGCGACTTCGATACTAAGTTGTCAGATTAG
- a CDS encoding response regulator, protein MTTNEEDNTPRILIVEDDERLAMLTQDYLVKNGLEVAIETDGNRAIRRIVNEQPDMVVLDVMLPGSDGLTVCREVRPHYQNPILMLTARTEDMDQVLGLEMGADDYVAKPAQPRVLLARIRALLRRSENAPSEDVPQRLEFGELVIDNGGRSVNLGDELVDFTSAEYDLLWLLASNAGRILSREDIFERLRGIEYDGQDRSIDVRISRIRPKIGDDPENPKRIKTVRSKGYLFVKEGN, encoded by the coding sequence ATGACAACGAATGAAGAAGACAACACCCCCCGAATCTTGATTGTTGAAGATGATGAGCGCCTGGCCATGTTGACTCAAGATTACTTGGTCAAAAATGGTTTAGAAGTGGCAATTGAAACTGATGGTAATCGTGCTATTCGCCGTATCGTCAATGAGCAACCAGATATGGTTGTACTGGATGTCATGCTACCTGGTAGTGATGGTTTGACTGTCTGCCGTGAAGTTCGTCCGCACTATCAAAATCCAATTTTGATGTTGACTGCACGTACTGAAGACATGGATCAGGTATTGGGTCTTGAAATGGGTGCTGACGACTATGTTGCCAAGCCTGCTCAGCCACGTGTATTGCTTGCACGTATTCGCGCGCTACTGCGCCGCTCAGAAAATGCACCATCAGAAGATGTGCCACAACGTCTAGAGTTTGGCGAGTTAGTCATCGACAATGGTGGTCGTTCAGTTAACCTAGGTGATGAGTTGGTTGATTTCACAAGTGCTGAATATGATTTACTATGGTTGCTTGCTTCTAATGCAGGTCGTATCCTATCTCGTGAAGATATCTTTGAGCGTCTACGCGGTATTGAGTATGATGGTCAAGATCGTTCAATTGACGTACGTATCTCACGTATTCGTCCAAAAATCGGTGATGATCCAGAAAATCCAAAGCGTATTAAGACCGTACGTAGTAAAGGCTATCTATTCGTAAAAGAAGGCAACTAA
- a CDS encoding F0F1 ATP synthase subunit epsilon, producing the protein MATLQCRVVSAREELYSGEISMLIATGTEGEIGVLPGHTPLITLLKPGAMRVQTPNGEEEVIYVSGGVLEVQPKMVTVLADTAMRAHNLDESKIVEARKKAEQMLVNQSDTLQTNAALASLAESVGQLQTIRKYKNRA; encoded by the coding sequence ATGGCAACGTTACAATGTCGCGTCGTAAGTGCTCGTGAAGAGTTATATTCAGGCGAAATTAGCATGTTAATAGCTACTGGTACCGAAGGCGAGATTGGTGTATTGCCAGGTCACACACCGCTTATTACTTTGCTAAAGCCAGGTGCAATGCGAGTGCAAACACCAAACGGTGAAGAAGAAGTAATTTACGTCTCAGGTGGTGTATTAGAAGTACAGCCTAAGATGGTTACGGTATTGGCTGATACAGCCATGCGTGCACACAATCTTGACGAAAGCAAAATCGTTGAAGCACGTAAAAAAGCTGAGCAAATGCTAGTTAACCAGTCTGATACGCTACAAACAAATGCGGCTTTGGCCTCACTTGCAGAGTCAGTAGGACAATTACAGACTATCCGTAAGTACAAAAACCGCGCGTAA
- the atpD gene encoding F0F1 ATP synthase subunit beta gives MSSGRIVQIIGAVLDVEFNRNEVPQIFDALQVDGTETTLEVQQQLGDGIVRTIAMGSTEGLKRNLPVTNTGAPISVPVGTGTLGRIMDVLGRPIDEEGPVVADEKWSIHREAPSYADQSNSTELLETGIKVIDLLCPFAKGGKVGLFGGAGVGKTVNMMELINNIALKHEGLSVFAGVGERTREGNDFYHEMQEAGVVNTEDFSKSKVAMVYGQMNEPPGNRLRVALSGLTMAEYFRDTKDPVTGKGRDVLLFVDNIYRYTLAGTEVSALLGRMPSAVGYQPTLAEEMGLLQERITSTQSGSITSVQAVYVPADDLTDPSPATTFAHLDATVVLSRDIASQGIYPAVDPLDSTSRQLDPQVIGEDHYNVARGVQEVLQRYKELKDIIAILGMDELSEEDKLVVYRARKIQRFLSQPFHVAEVFTGAPGKYVPLRDTIASFKAIIAGEYDDLPEQAFYMAGSIDEVVAKAEKMKSKSA, from the coding sequence ATGAGTAGCGGTCGTATTGTACAGATTATTGGCGCGGTTCTTGACGTTGAGTTCAACCGTAATGAAGTTCCTCAAATTTTTGATGCCTTGCAAGTAGACGGTACCGAAACTACCCTAGAAGTACAGCAACAGCTAGGTGACGGTATTGTACGTACTATTGCAATGGGTTCAACCGAAGGTTTAAAGCGTAACCTACCTGTTACTAATACTGGCGCACCTATCTCTGTGCCTGTAGGTACTGGTACGCTAGGTCGCATCATGGATGTTCTTGGTCGTCCTATCGATGAAGAAGGTCCTGTTGTTGCTGACGAAAAATGGTCTATCCACCGTGAAGCGCCAAGCTACGCGGATCAGTCAAACAGCACTGAGCTACTAGAAACTGGTATTAAAGTTATCGATCTACTTTGCCCGTTTGCTAAAGGTGGTAAAGTTGGTCTGTTTGGCGGTGCTGGTGTTGGTAAAACCGTTAACATGATGGAGCTGATTAACAACATCGCTCTAAAACATGAAGGTTTGTCAGTCTTTGCTGGTGTTGGTGAGCGTACTCGTGAAGGTAACGATTTCTATCACGAAATGCAGGAAGCTGGCGTTGTAAACACTGAAGACTTTAGTAAGTCTAAAGTAGCAATGGTATATGGCCAGATGAATGAGCCACCGGGTAACCGTTTACGTGTTGCACTGTCTGGTTTGACCATGGCTGAGTACTTCCGTGATACCAAAGATCCTGTTACTGGCAAAGGTCGTGACGTACTATTGTTTGTTGATAACATCTACCGTTATACACTAGCGGGTACAGAAGTATCAGCACTACTTGGTCGTATGCCGTCAGCAGTTGGTTATCAGCCAACACTAGCTGAAGAGATGGGCTTACTACAAGAACGTATTACGTCAACTCAGTCAGGCTCTATTACTTCAGTTCAGGCGGTATACGTACCTGCGGATGACTTGACCGATCCATCACCTGCTACAACGTTTGCTCACTTGGATGCAACCGTTGTACTAAGCCGTGATATCGCATCACAAGGTATCTATCCTGCGGTTGATCCATTGGATTCAACATCACGTCAGCTAGATCCACAAGTAATCGGCGAAGATCATTACAACGTTGCTCGTGGTGTTCAGGAAGTTCTACAGCGTTATAAAGAGCTTAAAGACATCATCGCTATCTTGGGTATGGATGAGTTATCAGAAGAAGATAAACTGGTTGTTTATCGTGCTCGTAAGATCCAGCGCTTCTTGTCTCAGCCATTCCACGTAGCCGAAGTCTTCACTGGTGCACCTGGTAAATACGTACCACTACGCGATACCATTGCTAGCTTTAAAGCAATCATCGCTGGTGAATATGATGACCTACCAGAGCAGGCATTCTACATGGCTGGTAGCATCGATGAAGTAGTCGCTAAAGCTGAAAAAATGAAGTCTAAGTCAGCGTAA
- the atpG gene encoding F0F1 ATP synthase subunit gamma, with amino-acid sequence MASLKEIRAKVTSIKSTQKITRAMQMVAASKMRRAQERMEVGRPYADSMRRVISHLVHASSDYKHPYMVSRPVNKVGYIVITSDRGLAGGLNINLFKALTKSIQDYQDQSVQAEFAVIGAKGVSFFKNFGGKVTSAVTDYGDKPTFEQLNAPVQAMLEDYSNGNIDRIYVVYNRFINAMTQKPTVNQLVPLPEQSFDDEDSGLQTELSWDYIYEPDIKTLIDELLGRYIESIVYQAVMENIASEQSSRMVAMKAATDNAGDLINDLQLVYNKLRQAAITREISEIVGGAAAVS; translated from the coding sequence ATGGCAAGCTTAAAAGAGATACGTGCCAAAGTCACCAGTATTAAAAGCACCCAGAAAATTACTCGTGCTATGCAAATGGTAGCGGCAAGTAAAATGCGCCGTGCGCAAGAGCGCATGGAAGTGGGTCGCCCGTATGCTGATAGTATGCGCCGGGTTATTTCACATTTGGTGCATGCCTCATCAGACTACAAACATCCGTATATGGTATCGCGTCCAGTCAATAAGGTTGGCTATATTGTCATTACCTCTGACCGTGGCCTAGCGGGTGGTTTGAATATTAACTTATTCAAAGCCCTAACTAAAAGTATCCAAGATTATCAAGATCAGTCTGTACAAGCTGAGTTTGCAGTCATCGGTGCCAAAGGTGTGAGTTTCTTTAAAAACTTTGGTGGTAAAGTTACATCGGCTGTGACCGATTATGGCGATAAACCAACGTTTGAACAATTGAATGCACCGGTTCAAGCGATGCTTGAAGACTATAGTAACGGTAATATTGACCGTATCTATGTGGTCTACAACCGATTCATCAATGCGATGACTCAGAAACCAACAGTCAATCAGTTGGTTCCTCTACCAGAGCAGTCATTTGATGATGAAGACAGTGGTCTACAGACAGAACTTAGCTGGGATTATATCTACGAGCCTGACATCAAGACGTTAATTGATGAATTGCTTGGTCGCTATATTGAGTCGATTGTTTATCAAGCGGTAATGGAAAACATTGCCTCTGAGCAGTCTTCACGTATGGTTGCGATGAAAGCGGCAACAGATAATGCTGGTGACCTTATTAACGATTTACAGTTGGTTTATAACAAGCTGCGTCAAGCGGCGATTACCCGAGAAATCTCGGAAATCGTTGGCGGTGCTGCTGCTGTTTCATAA
- the atpA gene encoding F0F1 ATP synthase subunit alpha: MQQLNPAEISNLIKQRIQDLDAGATAKNEGTIVKVSDGIVQIHGLEDAMYGEMIEFEGEIYGMALNLERDSVGAVVLGDYLKLQEGQKAYCTGRILEVPVGPELLGRVVDALGNPIDGKGPIDAKMTDKVEKIAPGVIDRQSVDQPVMTGYKAVDTMIPIGRGQRELIIGDRQTGKTAMAIDAIIAQKASGIKCVYVAIGQKRSTIANVVRKLEQTGALEYTTVVVASASEPAALQYIAPYSGCTMGEYFRDRGEDALIVFDDLSKQAVAYRQISLLLRRPPGREAYPGDVFYLHSRLLERASRVNADYVEKFTNGEVKGKTGSLTALPIIETQAGDVSAFVPTNVISITDGQIFLESSLFASGIRPAVNAGISVSRVGGAAQTKIIKKLSGGIRTALAQYRELAAFAQFASDLDDATREQLDHGERVTELMKQKQYQPMSISEQAAVIYASNEGFLADVPVEKIGSFEEAYLRYMHDEQSELMREIDDTANYNDDIAGRLKSSLETFKQNHSY; encoded by the coding sequence ATGCAACAATTGAATCCAGCGGAAATCAGTAACCTGATTAAGCAGCGTATTCAAGACCTTGATGCGGGTGCAACTGCAAAGAATGAAGGCACGATTGTCAAAGTATCTGACGGTATCGTGCAGATTCATGGTCTTGAAGATGCCATGTACGGCGAAATGATTGAGTTTGAAGGCGAAATCTACGGAATGGCTCTAAACTTAGAGCGTGATTCTGTTGGCGCGGTAGTACTTGGTGATTACCTAAAGCTGCAAGAAGGTCAAAAAGCCTATTGTACTGGTCGTATTCTTGAAGTACCAGTAGGTCCTGAGCTGTTAGGCCGTGTTGTTGATGCTTTGGGTAATCCTATTGATGGCAAAGGTCCTATCGATGCCAAGATGACTGATAAAGTCGAAAAGATCGCTCCAGGCGTTATCGACCGTCAATCAGTAGATCAACCAGTAATGACTGGTTATAAAGCCGTTGATACCATGATTCCAATCGGTCGTGGTCAGCGTGAGCTTATCATTGGTGACCGTCAGACTGGTAAAACAGCGATGGCTATCGATGCGATCATCGCACAGAAAGCTTCAGGCATTAAATGTGTATACGTGGCTATCGGACAGAAACGTTCAACTATCGCTAACGTAGTACGTAAGCTTGAGCAAACTGGCGCACTAGAATATACCACTGTTGTGGTTGCTTCAGCATCAGAGCCTGCAGCACTTCAGTATATTGCACCGTATTCAGGTTGTACGATGGGCGAATACTTCCGTGACCGCGGCGAAGATGCACTGATTGTATTTGATGACTTATCAAAGCAAGCAGTTGCTTATCGTCAGATTTCACTACTATTACGTCGTCCGCCAGGTCGTGAAGCTTATCCTGGTGACGTATTCTATTTACACTCACGCCTACTTGAGCGTGCATCGCGTGTAAATGCTGATTATGTGGAAAAGTTCACTAACGGTGAAGTGAAAGGTAAAACTGGTTCTTTAACCGCACTACCAATCATTGAAACACAAGCTGGTGACGTATCTGCATTCGTACCAACCAACGTGATTTCGATCACTGATGGTCAGATCTTCCTAGAGTCTAGTTTATTCGCCTCAGGTATCCGTCCAGCAGTAAACGCTGGTATCTCGGTATCTCGTGTTGGTGGTGCCGCTCAGACTAAGATCATCAAAAAGCTATCTGGTGGTATTCGTACCGCTCTAGCTCAGTATCGTGAATTGGCAGCATTTGCTCAGTTCGCCTCAGATCTTGATGACGCAACTCGCGAACAGCTTGATCATGGTGAGCGTGTAACTGAATTGATGAAGCAGAAGCAGTATCAGCCGATGTCAATCTCTGAGCAAGCAGCCGTTATCTATGCTTCAAACGAAGGCTTCTTAGCTGACGTACCTGTCGAAAAGATTGGTTCTTTCGAAGAAGCGTACCTACGTTATATGCATGATGAGCAAAGTGAATTGATGCGTGAGATTGATGACACTGCGAACTACAATGATGATATCGCAGGTCGTTTAAAGTCATCTCTAGAGACCTTTAAACAAAATCACAGTTATTAA